The Deltaproteobacteria bacterium sequence TATGTGCCGGAAAGGCGACCGCCGGAGAGGATGCCTTTTCTTTAGTTTATACGGTTTGGATTGCTTCTTTTCCTCGTTCTTCCCAGTATCCCCGCTCTTACGGTGACAGGCTTGTTACGGGAATAATACCTGGAATAAAAAAGGGGAGTCATTTCTAATGGGCCTCCCCTCATAATCACTTCAATGGTTACGGGGGTTATGGTGTAAATTTATCCGGGTAGATTACATACCAGACGTTATTTACTCCCTCACCATTCATGTCTCCCGGCTTTGCATCCTTGAAGAAATAGTAGAGTCGCCACCCCTTATATGTTGTCTGCTTCTGCCCGTCATCTCTCGTGATAACTCCGAAATCCTTTTTCTTCAGTGGCTTTTTCACGACAATCTTTTCCGTGTAAAACACCGGCCATTTCGTCAGGCATTCATTGATACATGCACTTATGCTTGGCATATCCTTCTTAAAGTAGTAGATGCTCATTCCCTTTGAGTCAACGAGGTAGCTGCCCGCTCCCTCTTTGACTTGAAGTTGAATGGTATAGGGAGATGCCTTTTGTTTTTTCCCTTCTGCCTGGGCCAGGGCGCTGGTACTCAAGAACATTCCGACGAACACGAAAACACACGCTGAAATCAACAGTGTCCTGACTATATTTCTCCTTTTCATCGTTACCTCCTTCTGTGCAGCGAATTTTTTCACTAATAGAGATTTCCTATATCTGTACTCTGTCACTTACTTCATTTAGTCTTTTTTTATCCCCCCTCTCCTTCTTAATCCCACTTACGGAAATATATCAATACAGCTTTTAAACCTTTATAAGGCTTTAATTATAACAGGCTTTGTAATTTCCTGCAAAAATTTAAAATCCTTTTATTCAATAAGTGACAAATGAACCTTGATTTTAAAACCCGAGTGTTCATGCTGCTTTCCCTTTGACATACATTCTTCATTCGAGTATATTTAATGTACTGGAAAAGTGTGAGTATTTAAAGAGAATGAGCAGCATTATATCATTAAGGCGGAAGCTGATCCATGGCCTATAATGAACCCATACAATTATCTCATCTCATTGATACCTCCACGCACAAAGCAATTGTGGCGGAGGTAAAGAAGATTTTTTCGTATCACTACCCAGCGAGATATTTCAGTGCAATTAATAGAAGTTATAGACTTGTAAAAACCCTCCATGAGGGGAAATTCCCCGGCTATAAGGCCTGCAATACCGAGTACCATAACCTTTCACATACCTTAGATGCGATGCTCGCCGCCGTCCGGTTGGTTGACGGACACAATATCGAAACCTCGCATTTTCCGGTACATCTTGCGGTAAATTTGCTCAACGCAACACTGTTGCATGACGCAGGGTATATTCAGGAAGACTCGGACCATGAGGGCACGGGTGCGAAGTACACCACATTTCATGTGGAGCGAAGCGTACAATTCTTGAGAAAAAACCATGAGGCGTTCAAGTTCACCCCGGATGACGTTAATATAATTGCCAATCTGATACGGTGCACAGGCCTGATGGTCAGGATCGAAACCATCCCATTCTCTTCCCCGGAAGAGAAGCTTGCAGGCTGTATTCTCGGCGCCGCCGATCTTTTAGGCCAGATGTCTGACAGGGCATACCTGGAGAAGTTGATATTTTTATATTACGAATTTAAGGAAGCGGGCATTGAAGGCTTCAATACCGAATTCGACCTTGTGCGAAAAACGGTTGATTTTTATGAATTTACGAAGAAGCGGCTTGCTGAATCATATTTAAACTCGTTTAGTTATGCGCAGTACCATTTCAAGGAGCGGTTTGCAATTGACTGCAATCTCTATATGGAGACGATTGACCGGCACATCGGGTATCTGCATAAGATCATTGAGGATGAAACGACAAACTTCCGTCACAAACTGAAGCGGGGGAAATGGGTGCACACCTATCCGCGGGCTAAATAGTGATAATCATCCGTGCTGTGAACCCCATTCATCTTGAATAGATAACTCCTCATGACCGGAAGCCGCATCTCGCGAGCCCCGCCCTGAGGGCGGTCCGCTTCACTTATTGTCACTTACCGTCTCAATAATTTCCGGGCCATAGAGGCTTATCTTTTCAGGGGAAAGTATACCTGTCTCCTTCAGCATTTCAATGGAGGATGCCTCGGTTTTCGCCAAGTCAACCAGAGTCTGATCTGACAGTATCCTGAAACGCGCCCTGTTTGTCTCTTTTGCCTTTTGAAAACGCCAGCAGTTGAGATTCATTAGATAGTGCTTCTGGTGTTCCGTGAGGGAGTGATACCCTTTAATATTCTTATACCCCAGGGGATTGAGCAGCTTCTCGTTCCAGGTTACAGCGGCGATAGTATCAAAGGCCTTTACCGCCTTTCTTTTGAAACCCCTCCGCTGGATTTCGTGATCGAGTCTGTTGTACAGTGCTTTCAGAAATGCTGTATCCTGGACGGCATAATGTATTTGTTCTTCTGTCAGGGGTCGGGTTTCCCACTTCGAACGTTGCATCTTTTTATCTTTTTTCAGTTCAATGCCCAGATACTGGCCGATCAGCGCCGAGAGAGAAAGAAAGTGACAGCCCAGGATAGCTGCCGCCAGATGTGTATCAAAAATATTTTTAAATTCAAACCCATAGTCCCGTTTCAGAATCCGAATATCGTTATCACCGGCGTGCATGATCTTGAGGATTGCCGAATCAGCATAAATCTTTCCTAAAAAGGAAAAATCCAGACCGTTGAGAGGGTCTAAAAGGTAGGTTTTTTTATCAGCCGCTATCTGGACTAAACAGAGCACTTCCCGAAAATATCTGAAAGAATCATATTCCGTATCAACACAGATAATGGAGGAGCTGCTGATGTCTTCTTTTGCCTCATCCATTTTTACGGATGTATCGATCCAAACCCACTGATTATTCATGGCAATATCTGTCCTGTTTGTGAATCCGCTTCAAGCGCATTCCCTCAAAATAACGATAGTATGAAGGGAGGCTCAACCATGAATTTTCAAGAATGTCAAGATAATTGATGATCTCATAAACAAATTATGAATAGAATTAGAAACAAATAACGTTGTAAAAAAAGCTCCAGATGCAACGCGTTTCCTTCTAAAGGCTCAGGATAAACTCACCTGAGGAATAAGACGGACGTAAAGGGAGGGGACTTTTACGAAGGCGTCATAATTCATTTTTCACGTTGACAAGGGAATTCCCTTTGTCCTATAGTGCCCCTTCTAAAAAACGGGCGTTTATTATGTGCTGGAGATGAATATGAGTTCTTCCAGAGCCCCCGGTAACCGGTAAGGAGAACTAAATGAAGTACACCAAATCAAAACTGATGCGTGGATATGCCAATTCAATGCTTACCATTGATCTCGGGACAGGTATGATAAATGCGAGTGACCTTGATCCACAACTGAGGGATTATTTTGTTGGAGGCAGAGCGCTGGGTTTATATCTTCTTCATAGACGAATAACTCCAAACACAAACCCCTATGCTCCCGAAAATCCACTGATATTTTCACCCGGTCCGTTAGCAGGAATTCCTCAGTTTCCCGGTACGAGCAAATGCATGGCAATCTCTCTGTCACCCCATACAGGAATTCCAGGAGTATCGAATTTTGGAGGGCATTTTGGGGCCCACATGAAATACGCCGGATTCGATATCATTGAGATCGCGGGAAAATCGGAAAAGGACATCTTTGTCGTCATTGATGGTTTCGAGAATGAGGTAAAACTGATCGAAGCGCCCCGGATCGACCATGTGTTTGACCTGGAGAAATTAATTGCTGAGAAATTTACGAAAGCGGGATATGAAAAAAAGGACATTGCTTTCGTGACGACCGGCGTAGGTGCGGCCAACACAACATACGGATGTATCAATAGCCATTATTATGATCCTACGAAAGAAACTGATGGCCTGAAGGGGTTTTTCAGAACGAAGCAGGCGGGAAGGACGGGACTTGGCTCGGTGATGATTGATAAGAAAATACGGTCGATCATTGTCCTTGCAGAATATCCACGCGGCGAAAATCCGTATGGGGCGGCCGACTGGGAGAAAGCGAGAAAAGCGGGATTGAAGCTTTCTAAGGTTGTCAGGGAAGTAGATCCGGTGTCATTGAAAATGTACCGCAAGGGAAGCGCGGGGCTGATCAGCTTTATGAATAAGGAGAACTACCAATCTCTGCCGGTGAATAATTACCAGTATGGTTCGGATCCGAGGGCGGAACAGATCAGCGGGAAATTTTACGCGGCGAACCTCTTCGATCACAAGGGAATGGATGGATGTTTCCCCGGATGCTCTCTGCGGTGCACCAAGGGCGGCTGGGTTACTATAACAGTCGGTGATCCAAAGGGTAAGAAAGTCTGGGTCGATGGCCCCGAGTATGAGACAGCGGTCGGTTTCGGTTCGAATTTAGGGGTATGGAATGCCGAATCCATCATGGAAGCCAACTGGCACTGCGACAACTACGGGATCGATACCATAACCGCTGCTGTTATTATTGCCTTTCTGATGGAGTGTTTCCAGAGGGGTTATCTGTCGAAAGAGGATACGGATGGAATAGAGCTAAAATGGGGGAATGATAAAGCCGTATTGCATTTCCTTCACCAGATTGCCAACGGGGAAACCGAATGCGCACGGGAAGCGGGAAAAGGTATGCTCAGCTTAGCGGATTGGGTGTCCCTCAGGTATGTTAAAAGAACCGGCCTCGAAAATCCTCAGAAGGAACTTATGAAATTTGCGATGCAGGCGAAAGGTCTTCCTTTTTCTCTTTACAGAACCCACAGGTCTTTGTGCATGCAGGCGTCGTATGCTGCGGCCAGTGATATCGGGGCGCATCATGCTGCTGCATGGCTGATCAAGGTAGATTTACTGGGAGCATTTCCCACCATGCAGGATAAGGCGCGAGCGTTGATTACCTACCCGAGGGTGAGACTCGGAAATGATAACCTTGGTCTCTGCAAGCTCCCGTGGGTTGACGTATTCAACCCTGAATCTGAAAAAGTCAAAGATACGGATAAGTATATTAACCCTGCTTCCCAGGAGATGTATGCAGACTTCTATAACGGTATGCTGGGGACGAATCTCACCTGGGAGAAGATTTACGAGCAGACGGACCGTGATATCAACTTGCAGAGGGTCATGAACGCCACGATCTTCGGCAAAGATACGGGAGAAAATGACTGGATTCCCGACAGGGCAATAGGGCCGACCGATGATGGTCTGTATGATGCTGAAAAGGATTTTCACGATGCAGAGGTAAGCAAAATATTGGGAAAGCCCCTCGAAGATGTTCAGAAAATGGAAACGGGGGAGAAAAGGGAAATCCTGATGAGCTACAGAAAAGGCCGGTTACGGGAGCTGATCCAGGCCTATTATCACGAACGGGGTTGGAACGCCGCGGGGATACCGACCGTCGATACCCTGAAACGGGTCGGGTTGTGGGATTACCTGACTGAGGGAACACAAACAAAAATCCGTGAAATGAATGTTTAATTGACGCCTTGTCCCGATCCACATGAGGAGAATTTTTGAGACACTTGTACTATTCATGGGGTATGCATGTCTAAAGCATGAGTTCGCATCATTAACCGAATAATTGCAAACGTCCACTTTTTCGTAGGAAAACATAGCGTAATCTGAATAAATGTTACGTATCGAGACCTCCCTGGACAAGTTCAATGGTAATTTACCATGAAAAAAGAAATTGACAATTTCGATTTTCGTGGTATCCATACACCATGATCCCACGAAATGAACTGATTCGGCGCCTTAAAGAATCTCTGGATCGAAGCAGGGTGGTTGCCCTTGTTGGACCAAGACAGTGCGGTAAGACAACCCTCGCGCGCGAGTTCGTCGCACCGGAATCGCCCAACTACTTCGACCTGGAAGATCCCACCAGCCTGGTGCGGCTTGAAGAACCCATGACGGCGCTCGGTGCTTTGCAGGGGCTCGTCGTCATCGATGAAGTCCAGCGGCGGCCTGATCTTTTTCCCATCCTGCGCGTTCTTGCTGATCGCCAGCCTTTGTCTGCACGCTTTCTGATCCTCGGAAGCGCATCGAAGACCCTGCTTCGTCAGGCGTCAGAATCGCTGGCCGGCCGGATCGAGACGGTATCCATGAGCGGATTCAGCATGGCAGAATTGGGAACGGCAATGCAACAGAGCCACTGGCTCCGTGGCGGTTTTCCACCTTCTTATCTGGCACAGACAGAATCAGATAGTCTGGCTTGGCGTAAAAACTTTATTCAAACGTTCCTGGAACGGGATCTCCCTCAATGGGGCATTATGGCCCCGCCCATCACGCTTCTTCGTTTCTGGACCATGCTAGCCCATTACCACGGGCAGATATGGAGCGCCGTCGAACCCGCCCGCTCCTTAAGTGTCAGCGAGCCGACGGTGCGTCGCTACCTGGATATCCTGACGGGTGTATTCATGATTCGCCAGCTCCAGCCCTGGCACGCCAATCTTAAAAAACGGCAGGTCAAGGCTCCGAAGATTTATTTACGGGACACGGGTCTTCTGCATCAGTTGCTCGGTATCCGCTCAGACCAGGAACTCTTCAGTCACCCGAAATGCGGTTCTTCCTGGGAAGGTTATGTCATTGAAGAAACCATCAAAACCATGAACCCCGATGAGGCTTATTTCTGGGGAACACACAACGGCGCGGAGATCGACCTCGTGATGGTGAAGGGTGGCCGGATGCTCGGCGTGGAATGCAAGAGGATCGATGCGCCGCGGCTGACGCCCTCGATGCGCATTGCCCTCGAAAATTTGAATCTGGAGCGGATCGCCGTCGTATACCCGGGAACACGCCGCTATGCCCTGGCGGAGAATGTCCATGCCGTGCCCCTGGAAGCGATTGCGGATGGAATGGCAGGATTGTTTGCGGGGTCATGAACCAAACCCATAGACTGCGGTATCAACTGTAAAGGAGATGCAACACGCGTGAGAAAGCAGAACATAAGAAATATTGCCATTATTGCCCACGTTGATCACGGCAAAACAACCCTAGTCGATGCCATGCTCAGGCAGACGGGTACCTTCCGGGAGCATCAGGAAATCGTGGAACGGGTAATGGACTCGATGGATCTCGAAAAAGAACGGGGGATTACCATCATGGCGAAGAATACAGCCATATGGTACGACAAGATCAAGATCAATATCGTCGATACGCCCGGTCATGCGGATTTCGGCGGCGAGGTCGAACGGAGCCTGAATATGGTCGATGGGGCCATTCTGCTGGTCGATGCCAGCGAAGGACCGCTTCCACAGACACGATTCGTCGTTAAAAAGGCCCTTGCCAGAAAACTGCCCATTGTGGTTGTCATCAACAAGATTGACCGCGGCGATGCCCGGATCGATGAGGTCATCGATGAGATATACGACCTTTTTATTGATCTCGATGCGAACGAGCAGCAGATTGAGTTTCCCATACTCTATACCAACGCCAAACGGGGCATCGCCCATCAGAAGCTGGGAGATCCATCGGAAGATCTTAAACCCCTGTTTGACGCCATCTGTTCCGCCATACCCGGTCCTGACACCGATGACGAACATGTTCCCCAGTTCCTGGTGACGAATCTCGATTACGATCCCTATGTGGGGCAAATCGCCATCGGGCGGCTGATCAACGGAGTCCTCGCGATGAATCAGACCTATGCACTTTGCGGAGAAAATGCGATCACTTCCGGGGTCAGGTTTTCCGCCCTTTACATGTTTTACGGCTTGAGGAAAAAGCAGGTGGATGCCGTCGAGGCCGGTGATATCGTCGCCGTTGCCGGCGTTGAGGCCATCAGTATCGGCGATACGATTACATCGCAGGAAAATCCCCTACCGCTCCCACGGATAAACATTGACGCGCCGACCGTCTCCATGATCTTTTACGTAAACAACAGCCCCTTTGCCGGCAAGGAAGGAAAGTATCTGACGTCACGCCATCTTCTTGAACGTCTGGAAAAGGAGAGTTTCCGGAACGTCTCGCTGAAATTGAAACCGCTGGAGCGCAAGGACGCCTTCGAGGTCTGCGGGCGTGGGGAGTTGCAGATGGCCGTGCTGATCGAGACCATGCGCCGGGAGGGCTATGAGTTCATGGTGTCCAAGCCAACCGTTATCACAAAAAAAGAAAACGGCAAAACCCTGGAGCCTGTAGAGTGCGTTTTTATCGATATCCCTGAAGAATTCGTCGGTATTGTTACGGAAAAACTGTCGGTGAGAAAAGGGCGCATGACCCACCTGATCAATAAGGGAAGCGGCCGGGTCAACCTGGAGTTCCTTGTTCCCTGCCGCGGCCTGATCGGTTTCCGCAGTCATTTTCTGACGGATACCAAGGGTGCGGGTGTGATGAATACGCTCTTTGAAAACTATGAACCGTGGTTCGGGCCGATCCCGCAGCGGGCAAGCGGCGCTCTTCTGGCTGATAGAAGCGGCAGGGTGACGAACTATGCCAGCCTGGCTATGGTAGACCGCGGTGAACTCTTCGTGGAGGCGGGGTACGAGGTGTACGGCGGGATGATCATCGGCGAACGCAATCGCAATGGTGATATGACGGTGAATATTACTAAAGAAAAGAAGCTCACGAATATCAGAAGCTCAACGTCGGAAGCGACCGTTACCTTAAGGCCTCCGCGGCCGCTGTCCCTGGATCAGTCCATTGAATTTATCGCTGAGGACGAACTGGTGGAAGTCACACCGCAACACATACGCCTGCGGAAGATGGAGCTCGATGCGAATAAACGGGCATCGAGACGCAAGGAAGATAATAATCCTTAAATCCGGAGTCTCTCTCTCCGATGTGTAATAAAAAAAATCATGTCATGACGTTCTTTAATGTATCGATGAGCAGCTGATTATCCCCATGCTTTTTTACGGCCACGCGGAAATAGTAATTTCCCATCCTTTGAAAATTGCTGCAATCCCTGATTAAAATATCTTCGCGAAGCAGCCGTTCCCTTAAATCCCTCGATGATAAACCCCTCTGGGAATCAATCCTGACCAAAAGATAATTGGCGGCGCTCGGGAGGGCTTTCAACCCGGGAATGCTGTTTATGGCACGATGCAAAAAGGCCTTTTCGGTTTCTACATATCGTCGTGTTTCATATATAAAGGCACTGTTGGAAAGGGCCTCACAGGCGCCTATTTGGGCTAAGGTATTGATCATCCACGGCGGCTTATTTCTCTTCAACCTCTCTATAACGGCAGATCCTGCGATGGCATACCCCACGCGAAGGCCAGGGATACCAAAAAATTTCGTCATGGATCTTAAGATAATAACATGGGAAAATTGCGTAACCGCAACCTTGAGAGATGCCTCCTCCACAAAGTCAATGAAAGCTTCATCAATGATCACGATGGTTTCCAAACTATCGGCACGGGCTATTAAAATAAGGAGTTCTTCTTTTGGGGTCAGAACACCTGTGGGATTTGCGGGATTGCAAAAGTAAAGAATATCAAAACCACCTGCCAGTCGTGTGTACAGATTATCCATATCTACGACAAAATCACGTTCTTCGTCGGCCTGAAAATACATTACCTGAGAACCGGCCAGATTGAGACCTTTTTCATATTCGCTGAAGGCCGGCGTCACAACCAAAGCCCGTTTAGGTTTAAAGATGATAGGAATCCAGTAAATGAACTCCGTGGAACCATTTCCGGTAATGAAATATTGGCGGTCCATTCCATGATAAGCGGCCAGCCGCGTAATGAGATCGTAAGCCTCTGTATCGGGATAATGCAAGATATCATCAAAAGACCTCATCACTGCATCTTTTGTCCCTTGAGGATAACCCAATGGATTGATATTGGCGCTAAAGTCAACAAGACGATGTTCATCAATTTCATAAATTCTCGATATCTCTCTAATATTTCCACCATGGTCATACGAGTTCATAACACCATGAACCTCAACAGTATAATACAAAAAAGAGACATCAACGCTGAAGAAGAAAACATGATTGCCCAGACCATTTTTATATCCCTACTATCTATTGATTTTACCCGGTCACCAATGGTCGGCTTTTCCATCATCTTACCAAAATAGCTCATCGGACCGGCAAGCTCTACACCAAGGGCGCCTGCCACAGCGGCCTCTGGTATACCGCTGTTCGGACTGGGATGATTACTGCAATCTCTTCTCATAATGCGCCAGGCATTTTTGCCGTTCAATCCCAACAAAAAAGAGGCGATAACCACGATGAAACCTGTCATTCTGGCCGGGATCCAGTTGAATATATCGTCCATCGTGGCCGAAAAATATCCGATATCCCGATAACGGTCACTTTTATAACCAATCATAGAATCCAATGTATTGACGGCTTTATAAGTCATTGCAAGAGGAACCCCTCCCAGGAGCAAGTAAAACATCGGGGCAATGACGCCATCCGACAGGTTCTCCGAAACCGTTTCGACGACAGCCCGCAATATCCCTTCTTCATCGAGATTTTCCGTATCCCTGCCCACAATCATGGAAAGTCCTTTCCTTGCACCCTCAATACTGCCTGCATTTAAATGATCGACAACCACCTTACTTTCTTGAAACAGCGACCTTACGGCCAAAGTCTGTGAGGCAAGTATAACCGTCACAACGACGCCCAATATCCAGTGAACTTTAAAAAATGCCATCAAAATGCCCCAGGTCACAAAATAGGTAATCAAAATCACTACAAACCAAAGGATAACGCCTCCTGTTTTGAGATGGCCACGCGAAAAATACGTCCGGATCACTCTTTCCAAACAACGTATGCCCTTCCCCATGATAACCACAGGATGGGGACACCAACGGGGATCACCGACGATGAGATCCAGTACATAGGCGCTGAAAAACATCATAGGGGTCATGATACCGCTACTCATTAACGTCACTAATTGCCGCTATCTGCAAAATTTCTCCATCCAAACCGGTCTGAAGAGAATATTATCAAAGTATCACGGGGCGCTGAATGGTTAATGACTGATCCCCCCTTGCCTCGATCCTTACGGATAGCCCACCACGGCAGACAAGGGGGGAGCCTTCAGGAGATTTTATTCATAAAATATTGCAACGCCTCCGGGCGAGAAGCAAGGTGAAGGTGGGTATAGCTTGCCAATACGCTGCCGCTTTGAAAACCTTCCCTTGCGATGTCATCGGCGCGGCGTTTTCTCACAGTATAAGCGGTAGCCCACCCTTCATTTTCTGTCAGGTCCGCGGTCAATTCCGAGTAGTGGAATTCATGGCCCCTCAGGGTTGTCCCCCTGGCGCCCCAGAGAGAATCGGCATTGAGCGTCACTTCAACATAAGCAAGGGATTTTATCCGGTCAAGCATCCTGGTTGACGCCGGGATCAGCCCAACCATCGGGTATTGAACTCCGTCTTTAGTTTCCAGGGTTCGGCTCAGGTACATCAATCCGCCGCATTCACCGTAAACAGGCCGGCCGGAGGAGGAAAATTTCCGGATGTCCGAATGCATTTCCTCGTTGGCGGCAAGGGCCTCCGCATGTTCTTCCGGGTATCCCCCTCCGATATAGAGGGCATCAATTCCTTCTGGAAGGTGGTTGTCTGCAATCGGTGAAAAAAACTTCAGCATGCACCCCATCATTTCCAATTCATCAAAGAAATCCCTGTAATAAAAATGAAAGGCCTCATCATAGGCAACACCTATGGATATGCGTTTGAACCGATTCCCTGTTTTAACCCCTCCCTCAATTCCTCCCGCCGGGGGAGGGAAGGTAATGGATTTTACGTCAAGAGACGGAGCTCTCCTTGCGATTTCCATCACCGTATCAACCGATGCGTACTTTTCAAAGACATCCGCAAGTCCATTGAGAACAGGCCGGGATAGGTTCCCGGTATCGGCCGTTACCAGACCGAGATGCCGGCTGGGAAGATGGGGAAACCCATCCATCGGAATGGCTCCCGCAAGGGGGGGCAGTGATGCCGAAGCGAGCGACTCAGCGAGCCACAATGCATGGCCCTCCGAACCGCAGCGATTGGCAATAACCCCGGCCACCCTCAAACCTGCTTCGAAATCGGTGTAGCCTTTCACGACGGCGGCAATGCTTCGGGCGATGCCGTAGACATCCACAACCAGAAGCACGGGGGCATCAAGCCAGCGTGCGATTTCCGCTGTGCTCCCCGCGGAGCTGTCGGGATCGGCACCGTCAAAAAGGCCCATAACGCCTTCGATAACGGAGATGTCGGCGCTTTCAGACGCCCGTGCAAAAAGCCTGCAAACGTAGTCCCTGCCTGCCATCCAGCCATCGAGATTATAGCAGGGTCTCTCTGAAGCCATAGTCAGATAGGATGGATCGAGAAAATCCGGTCCCACCTTGAAGGTCTGCACCTTGAAGCCGCGCTTTCTCAATGCAGCTACGACGGCAAGGGTGACGGACGTTTTCCCCACACCGCTGTGCGTGCCTGCTATGACTATCCGGGGACTATCCATTACTAATACTCCACTCCTTATATATTTCCACGTTTCATGGTATTCTCTGAAACACGCATGTCTTTCATGAGATCATCAATACCTATGATTTTAAACAGTTTATCCATATCTAAGTGTGCCCGGAAGTGTTCCGCTAACAGGTTGTATTGGTGATCCTTAAAATCGGATGCATGAACGGTGGTGCAATCATTTTCACCGGTTCTGTAATTAGCTGAGATCGTTTTCAGAAAGGCATGTCTGAAGCTGGGCATATCGAACAGGCCATGAAAATAGGTGCCCCAGACCTTACCGTCACAAGTTGCAGCCCCATCGAAGCCGTCGGAGAGGCTTCCGTTTTGTGTGAGAACACGTATCACGGGAAACATGTCGGGGCCGCGTTCTGTGACGCCCATGTGTATCTCATACCCTTCTACGTTTTCTCCGTTTTGCTCCCAGACGCCGGCAGAACGGGACAGTATCTTTTCCCTGTGCAGGGTTGTCTCTACGTCCAGAAAACCGAGACATTGTGTGTCTCCCGGCGTCCCTTCAATTCCGTAAGGATCGCGGATCAGCTTTCCAAGCAATTGGTAACCGCCGCATATCCCGCCGAGGTGGCCGCCGTGACGGACGAAATCTGCAAGTGAGGTTGCCCAGCCCGTATGCCCAAGCCATTCCATGTCAAAACGGCCGTTCTTTGTGCCGGGGATAAAAATCGCATCGTACCCATGCAGACTGCGGGGTCGTGCGAGGTAGTGGAGATTAATGGATGTGTCACATTCAAAAGGATTGAAGTCGGTAAAATTGGAGATGTGCGGCAGCCGTATAACGCCGATGTTAATTTTCCCTGGTTCGGGACCGAACGGCGGGTCAAGCAGGAAATCAAGCGGCAGGCCGTCTTCAGAGTCTATCTGGATGTGATGGAAATACGGAATAAGCCCCAGGACGGGAAGTCCCGTCTTGTCTTCGATGAATTCAATGCCTGTTTTAAAAAGATCCGCATCGCCGCGGAATCTGTTGATGATGA is a genomic window containing:
- a CDS encoding ribonuclease D codes for the protein MNNQWVWIDTSVKMDEAKEDISSSSIICVDTEYDSFRYFREVLCLVQIAADKKTYLLDPLNGLDFSFLGKIYADSAILKIMHAGDNDIRILKRDYGFEFKNIFDTHLAAAILGCHFLSLSALIGQYLGIELKKDKKMQRSKWETRPLTEEQIHYAVQDTAFLKALYNRLDHEIQRRGFKRKAVKAFDTIAAVTWNEKLLNPLGYKNIKGYHSLTEHQKHYLMNLNCWRFQKAKETNRARFRILSDQTLVDLAKTEASSIEMLKETGILSPEKISLYGPEIIETVSDNK
- a CDS encoding ATP-binding protein; translation: MIPRNELIRRLKESLDRSRVVALVGPRQCGKTTLAREFVAPESPNYFDLEDPTSLVRLEEPMTALGALQGLVVIDEVQRRPDLFPILRVLADRQPLSARFLILGSASKTLLRQASESLAGRIETVSMSGFSMAELGTAMQQSHWLRGGFPPSYLAQTESDSLAWRKNFIQTFLERDLPQWGIMAPPITLLRFWTMLAHYHGQIWSAVEPARSLSVSEPTVRRYLDILTGVFMIRQLQPWHANLKKRQVKAPKIYLRDTGLLHQLLGIRSDQELFSHPKCGSSWEGYVIEETIKTMNPDEAYFWGTHNGAEIDLVMVKGGRMLGVECKRIDAPRLTPSMRIALENLNLERIAVVYPGTRRYALAENVHAVPLEAIADGMAGLFAGS
- the typA gene encoding translational GTPase TypA, with the protein product MRKQNIRNIAIIAHVDHGKTTLVDAMLRQTGTFREHQEIVERVMDSMDLEKERGITIMAKNTAIWYDKIKINIVDTPGHADFGGEVERSLNMVDGAILLVDASEGPLPQTRFVVKKALARKLPIVVVINKIDRGDARIDEVIDEIYDLFIDLDANEQQIEFPILYTNAKRGIAHQKLGDPSEDLKPLFDAICSAIPGPDTDDEHVPQFLVTNLDYDPYVGQIAIGRLINGVLAMNQTYALCGENAITSGVRFSALYMFYGLRKKQVDAVEAGDIVAVAGVEAISIGDTITSQENPLPLPRINIDAPTVSMIFYVNNSPFAGKEGKYLTSRHLLERLEKESFRNVSLKLKPLERKDAFEVCGRGELQMAVLIETMRREGYEFMVSKPTVITKKENGKTLEPVECVFIDIPEEFVGIVTEKLSVRKGRMTHLINKGSGRVNLEFLVPCRGLIGFRSHFLTDTKGAGVMNTLFENYEPWFGPIPQRASGALLADRSGRVTNYASLAMVDRGELFVEAGYEVYGGMIIGERNRNGDMTVNITKEKKLTNIRSSTSEATVTLRPPRPLSLDQSIEFIAEDELVEVTPQHIRLRKMELDANKRASRRKEDNNP
- the cobD gene encoding threonine-phosphate decarboxylase CobD produces the protein MNSYDHGGNIREISRIYEIDEHRLVDFSANINPLGYPQGTKDAVMRSFDDILHYPDTEAYDLITRLAAYHGMDRQYFITGNGSTEFIYWIPIIFKPKRALVVTPAFSEYEKGLNLAGSQVMYFQADEERDFVVDMDNLYTRLAGGFDILYFCNPANPTGVLTPKEELLILIARADSLETIVIIDEAFIDFVEEASLKVAVTQFSHVIILRSMTKFFGIPGLRVGYAIAGSAVIERLKRNKPPWMINTLAQIGACEALSNSAFIYETRRYVETEKAFLHRAINSIPGLKALPSAANYLLVRIDSQRGLSSRDLRERLLREDILIRDCSNFQRMGNYYFRVAVKKHGDNQLLIDTLKNVMT
- the cbiB gene encoding adenosylcobinamide-phosphate synthase CbiB — translated: MTPMMFFSAYVLDLIVGDPRWCPHPVVIMGKGIRCLERVIRTYFSRGHLKTGGVILWFVVILITYFVTWGILMAFFKVHWILGVVVTVILASQTLAVRSLFQESKVVVDHLNAGSIEGARKGLSMIVGRDTENLDEEGILRAVVETVSENLSDGVIAPMFYLLLGGVPLAMTYKAVNTLDSMIGYKSDRYRDIGYFSATMDDIFNWIPARMTGFIVVIASFLLGLNGKNAWRIMRRDCSNHPSPNSGIPEAAVAGALGVELAGPMSYFGKMMEKPTIGDRVKSIDSRDIKMVWAIMFSSSALMSLFCIILLRFMVL